A genomic region of Pecten maximus unplaced genomic scaffold, xPecMax1.1, whole genome shotgun sequence contains the following coding sequences:
- the LOC117320883 gene encoding LOW QUALITY PROTEIN: laccase-2-like (The sequence of the model RefSeq protein was modified relative to this genomic sequence to represent the inferred CDS: substituted 1 base at 1 genomic stop codon) has translation MFNEKSKSFVTPSEGRLIEHHDLSTPISTNEPSFISTADGNNSRIVIAINGQFPGPQITAHENQTLVIHVRNLMDADTTTIHFHGMHQKGTTYSDGVAFVSQCPIEQNQTFTYTFKAKPHGTNFYRAHSNQQRSMGLYGPLIVQPKQELPSTTIEELVAVLQDWNHDDDYATLYQSNPMFVFHSGLVNGKGRYYQDSDTHNQAPLTQFEVIRNEWYTFRVISAATFSPFLVYVTGHRNLTLTASDGYAIKEIVVNAFIINPGERYDFKIFTNQPNDNYMFVARTLEKDQFHVAEAIIHYRNAVVNLNPDKPASLSCSTEMKCKIFNCPYLISTNGDEECLTYNDAQTNDFNSKPEEVATIDHEYFFNFAFPNSSNAIPHASVNGRRFEIPTAPLYSQPDELNSSCNILCPTDFADNNLCSCTYTQEIENGKVYQFTLTNLGNGKGWSHPVHLHGHSFYVMKMGFGKFDSNGVLVDLTTDISCEIGSKGYCNRPVWANTTSKGGNIPGIVLNNNAXKDTIIVPIGGYVVTRFKADNPGAWFFHCDIGVHSENGMGMVIIESPEKYPDIPNDFPVCENSLNKAGLSPSLDWMLYWITVTGIISKLVLM, from the exons ATGTTTAACGAAAAATCGAAATCGTTTGTGACTCCATCGGAGGGTCGATTGATCGAGCACCATGACTTAAGCACTCCAATAAGCACAAATGAACCTTCGTTTATCTCGACGGCAGATGGCAATAACTCTCGAATTGTTATAGCGATCAATGGACAATTCCCGGGTCCACAGATTACGGCGCACGAGAATCAGACTTTGGTCATTCACGTCCGAAACCTGATGGACGCAGACACTACTACCATACATTTTCATGGTATGCATCAGAAAGGCACCACCTATTCCGACGGCGTCGCGTTCGTATCACAATGTCCGATAGAACAAAATCAGACCTTCACCTATACGTTCAAAGCTAAGCCGCATGGTACCAACTTCTATCGCGCCCACAGCAATCAACAGAGGTCTATGGGACTGTATGGACCCCTCATCGTCCAACCTAAACAAGAACTTCCTTCGACAACAATTGAAGAACTCGTGGCGGTGCTTCAGGACTGGAACCACGACGATGATTATGCCACATTATATCAATCGAACCCAATGTTTGTGTTCCATTCTGGTCTAGTGAATGGGAAAGGCCGTTACTACCAGGATAGTGATACACACAATCAGGCTCCGTTGACACAGTTTGAAGTCATTAGGAACGAATGGTATACTTTTAGGGTTATCAGCGCAGCTACCTTTTCCCCTTTTCTTGTTTATGTTACTGGCCATCGTAATCTCACGCTTACCGCATCGGACGGTTATGCGATTAAGGAAATCGTTGTGAACGCCTTCATTATCAACCCTGGAGAGAGATATGATTTCAAGATATTTACAAATCAGCCTAATGATAATTACATGTTTGTAGCTAGGACACTAGAAAAAGACCAATTCCACGTAGCGGAGGCTATAATTCACTATCGAAATGCAGTGGTTAATTTGAATCCAGATAAACCTGCATCACTTAGTTGTTCCACGGAAATGAAATGTAAGATATTCAACTGTCCTTACCTTATTTCTACCAATGGTGACGAAGAATGCTTAACGTATAATGATGCACAGACAAATGACTTCAATTCAAAACCAGAGGAGGTTGCTACCATCGATCACGAATACTTCTTTAACTTTGCTTTTCCAAATTCTTCAAATGCCATTCCCCACGCATCAGTGAATGGCCGTCGGTTCGAAATACCTACTGCGCCGTTGTATTCACAACCAGATGAACTTAACTCAAGCTGCAACATTCTCTGTCCAACTGACTTTGCCGACAATAACCTCTGTTCTTGCACATACACACAGGAAATTGAGAACGGAAAGGTATACCAGTTCACATTAACCAACCTGGGGAACGGAAAAGGATGGTCACACCCGGTACATTTACACGGACATTCATTCTATGTCATGAAGATGGGTTTTGGCAAGTTTGATTCAAATGGAGTTCTAGTCGATTTGACAACTGACATTTCCTGTGAGATTGGATCGAAAGGATATTGTAACAGACCTGTCTGGGCTAATACTACCTCGAAAGGAGGTAACATCCCTGGAATCGTCCTCAACAACAACGCATAGAAAGACACCATAATCGTCCCTATTGGTGGCTACGTCGTCACCAGGTTCAAGGCAGACAACCCAGGGGCCTGGTTTTTCCATTGTGATATCGGCGTCCACAGTGAAAACGGAATGGGGATGGTGATTATTGAATCGCCGGAAAAGTATCCCGACATACCAAATGATTTCCCCGTCTGTGAAAACAGTCTCAATAAGGCTG GTTTATCACCAAGCTTGGACTGGATGCTGTACTGGATAACAGTCACTGGGATCATCAGTAAGTTGGTGCTGATGTAG
- the LOC117320884 gene encoding piggyBac transposable element-derived protein 4-like has protein sequence MSSDTEISGGEDFEGFDPEEVQDTQQNHIAILGCQGTGDDDISVVGEVDSDPHDLEAEVGPGGDADDEWHTGFKYFEGFRFCLHQGFNRRGLQRDIMQKRPEGVLRRGDMAFRQKGPLLAVVWKDKKCVTALSTIHDETTAEVQRLVKQEDGTFVRENFRCLKVIADYTSHIGGVDKADHYMQYYAFSHKSRKWTMKVFFGILEIIKLTAYQLFLQSPSHQPGQGKQQLSFLQCTQSVMRGLVDGFTSTVRKGRPSLLLLDERLTQRHLPGTLQSRSWCHVCYMRCKSGLQDKASQTKFSCIECREHICLPTCFSLYHSQAKYF, from the exons ATGTCTTCGGACACAGAAATTTCAGGTGGCGAAGACTTTGAAGGATTCGATCCTGAAGAAGTCCAGGACACACAACAAAACCATATAGCAATACTGGGATGTCAGGGAACAGGGGATGATGATATCAGCGTTGTAGGGGAAGTGGACAGTGATCCCCATGACTTAGAGGCAGAGGTTGGTCCTGGGGGCGATGCAGACGATGAGTGGCACACAGGGTTCAAATACTTCGAGGGCTTCCGTTTTTGTTTACACCAAGG GTTCAACCGCCGTGGTCTCCAGAGAGATATTATGCAGAAAAGGCCAGAGGGAGTATTACGTAGAGGAGATATGGCCTTCAGGCAAAAAGGGCCTCTTCTAGCTGTTGTCTGGAAGGACAAAAAGTGTGTTACTGCTCTGTCAACAATACATGATGAAACAACAGCAGAGGTACAACGCCTAGTGAAACAGGAGGATGGTACTTTTGTTAGGGAGAACTTTCGCTGCCTAAAGGTCATTGCTGACTACACTTCCCATATTGGAGGTGTAGACAAAGCAGATCATTATATGCAATACTATGCTTTCAGTCATAAATCCAGGAAATGGACTATGAAGGTTTTCTTCGGGATTCTGGAGATAATTAAGCTTACTGCTTATCAGCTGTTCCTCCAGAGTCCAAGCCACCAACCAGGACAAGGCAAACAGCAGCTTTCTTTCCTGCAGTGCACACAGAGTGTGATGAGGGGTTTGGTGGATGGATTCACCTCCACTGTCAGGAAAGGAAGGCCATCTCTGTTGTTATTGGATGAACGACTGACACAACGCCATCTCCCTGGAACACTACAGTCACGATCATGGTGCCATGTATGCTACATGCGTTGTAAGAGTGGACTGCAAGACAAGGCCAGCCAAACTAAATTTAGCTGTATAGAATGCAGGGAACATATATGCCTCCCCACTTGTTTCTCTCTGTATCATTCTCAAGCAAAGTACTTCTAG